In Vibrio atlanticus, the following proteins share a genomic window:
- a CDS encoding Bcr/CflA family multidrug efflux MFS transporter, whose protein sequence is MQTSTSQTPSSQSQTPQLGWMLFLVLGAIGALTPLAIDMYLPAMPTIAKDLGVTAGEVQITLTAYTAGFALGQLLHGPLADSYGRKPVLLIGVLFFAIASVVSATTHGIEALTLVRTAQGFAGAAAAVIIQAVVRDMFDREDFARTMSFVTLVMTVAPLIAPMIGGYLALWFGWRSIFWVLAIFAVIVILAVIIKIPETLPVENRQPLRFKTTIRNYARLCKNSTAMGLIFSGAFSFSGMFAFLTAGSFVYIDVYGVRPDLFGYLFGLNIVAMILMTTINGRIVKKVGSHTMLRAALVIQLLAGVGLLVGWLLDLGLWGIVPFVMLFIGTISTIGSNSMGLLLSGYPNMAGTASSLAGTLRFGTGSVVGAIVAMLPSDSAGSMAMVMAACAVMSALLYWTLGKKA, encoded by the coding sequence ATGCAAACGTCTACCTCACAGACCCCAAGCTCACAATCACAAACGCCTCAGTTAGGTTGGATGCTATTTTTGGTTCTGGGCGCTATTGGTGCTTTAACACCACTCGCCATCGATATGTACCTACCTGCAATGCCAACGATCGCCAAAGATCTTGGTGTGACAGCAGGGGAAGTGCAAATCACACTTACCGCGTACACCGCAGGTTTCGCTTTAGGTCAGTTGTTACATGGTCCGTTAGCCGACAGTTATGGTCGCAAGCCAGTTCTACTGATTGGTGTGCTCTTCTTTGCGATAGCGTCTGTCGTGAGTGCGACGACTCATGGTATTGAAGCGTTAACGTTAGTTCGTACGGCTCAAGGTTTTGCAGGTGCTGCCGCAGCGGTTATTATCCAAGCGGTTGTGCGCGATATGTTCGACCGTGAAGATTTCGCAAGAACCATGTCGTTCGTTACCTTAGTGATGACGGTTGCGCCATTAATTGCCCCTATGATTGGTGGTTATTTGGCATTGTGGTTCGGTTGGCGTTCAATCTTTTGGGTGTTGGCTATTTTTGCGGTTATCGTGATTCTTGCGGTTATCATTAAGATCCCTGAAACACTGCCTGTTGAAAATCGTCAGCCATTGCGCTTTAAAACCACGATTCGCAATTACGCTCGTTTATGTAAAAACTCGACCGCTATGGGCCTAATTTTCTCGGGTGCGTTCTCGTTCTCTGGGATGTTTGCATTCTTAACCGCAGGCTCTTTTGTCTACATTGATGTCTATGGAGTACGTCCTGACCTGTTTGGTTACCTGTTTGGTCTGAACATCGTTGCGATGATTCTGATGACGACAATTAATGGTCGAATTGTTAAGAAGGTTGGCTCTCATACCATGCTGAGAGCCGCGCTGGTCATTCAATTATTAGCTGGCGTCGGTTTACTGGTTGGTTGGTTATTGGATCTCGGGCTTTGGGGTATTGTGCCGTTTGTGATGCTATTTATTGGCACCATTTCTACTATCGGCAGTAACTCTATGGGTCTATTGCTCAGTGGTTATCCAAACATGGCCGGTACGGCTTCATCGCTTGCGGGAACGTTAAGATTTGGTACTGGTTCTGTCGTTGGAGCTATCGTTGCGATGCTGCCAAGTGACAGTGCTGGGTCTATGGCTATGGTAATGGCTGCGTGTGCAGTAATGTCAGCATTACTATATTGGACATTAGGAAAGAAGGCATAA
- the rsuA gene encoding 16S rRNA pseudouridine(516) synthase RsuA: MRLDKFLCDALGVTRREATHLLKSKAVTVNDVIQKSGSLKVTEECVVEWQGNELNVHGPRYIMLYKPEGFVCSHEDGSNRTAFELLDEIKMDKLHFAGRLDVDTTGLVLMTDDGKWSHRITSPKHKCEKMYRVWLVEPVEDDYVEKFKEGIQLKSEDGLTLPAHLEVRAEREVLLTIHEGKYHQVKRMFAALGNKVEALHRERIGEIEMDESLELGEYRYLTQEEVDSIWK; this comes from the coding sequence ATGCGTTTAGATAAATTTCTGTGCGATGCGTTAGGCGTCACTCGAAGAGAAGCAACACACTTATTAAAATCCAAGGCAGTGACAGTAAATGATGTCATTCAAAAAAGCGGGTCACTCAAGGTAACTGAAGAGTGCGTTGTGGAATGGCAAGGCAATGAACTGAATGTTCACGGCCCGCGTTACATCATGCTTTACAAGCCAGAAGGCTTTGTTTGTTCGCATGAAGATGGTTCAAATCGCACTGCGTTTGAATTACTCGATGAAATCAAAATGGACAAGCTGCACTTTGCAGGTCGTTTAGATGTTGATACAACGGGTCTTGTCTTAATGACAGACGACGGTAAGTGGTCTCACCGCATCACATCGCCAAAGCACAAGTGCGAGAAGATGTACCGAGTGTGGTTGGTTGAACCTGTTGAAGACGATTACGTTGAAAAGTTCAAAGAGGGCATCCAGCTTAAGAGCGAAGACGGCCTAACACTTCCAGCACACCTTGAAGTACGTGCAGAGCGTGAAGTGTTGCTAACGATTCACGAAGGCAAATACCACCAAGTAAAACGCATGTTTGCAGCACTTGGTAACAAGGTAGAAGCACTGCACCGTGAACGTATTGGTGAAATTGAGATGGACGAGTCTTTAGAGTTGGGTGAATACCGTTACCTAACACAAGAAGAAGTAGACTCTATCTGGAAGTAA
- a CDS encoding DEAD/DEAH box helicase has product MYTLRPYQADSVKSVIHYFRKHQTPAVLVLPTGAGKSLVIAELARLAKGRVLVLAHVKELVEQNHEKYEGYGLKGSIFSAGLGRKETDQQVVFASVQSVVRNLDSFSNQFSLLVIDECHRVPDEKTSSYQKVITHLRENNSGIKVLGLTATPYRLGMGWLYQYHTRGQVRSEEPRFFRDCIFELPIRYLLDEGFLTPARMIDAPVLSYDFSQLKPASTGRYKEAELDMVIEQSKRATPQIVDQIIELAKDKLGIMVFAATVRHAQEILGLLPEGESSIVIGDTPTLERDQIISDFKERKIKFLVNVSVLTTGFDAPHVDLIAILRPTESISLYQQIVGRGLRLSPGKKECLVLDYAGNSYDLYQPEVGDPKPDSDSEIITIPCPACGFNNNFWGKLDSNGFLAEHFGRKCQGYFTDEDTGEREHCNYRFRAKYCGECGADNDIAARICHECDATLVDPDKKLKEALNLKDALVFECLEMDLNVLKDDKGKSQLKVTYRGENQAQVHEFWSLTTKKQKQNFKDQFVRPHLADRHRPFEEASPTKVVAHQHRFRPPQFVIARKVGRFWKMRDKIFEDELQQR; this is encoded by the coding sequence ATGTATACACTCCGCCCGTACCAAGCTGATTCTGTAAAATCAGTGATTCATTACTTCAGAAAACACCAAACTCCGGCTGTTCTTGTGTTGCCTACAGGCGCAGGGAAAAGCCTTGTGATTGCAGAGCTAGCAAGGCTTGCGAAAGGTCGAGTGCTGGTACTCGCTCACGTTAAGGAGTTGGTCGAACAAAACCATGAAAAGTATGAAGGTTATGGGCTAAAAGGCTCAATTTTCTCTGCGGGTTTAGGGCGAAAAGAGACAGACCAACAAGTGGTGTTTGCTTCGGTTCAATCTGTGGTTCGCAACCTCGATTCATTCTCTAACCAATTTTCACTGTTGGTTATCGACGAATGCCACCGTGTGCCAGATGAAAAGACCAGTAGCTACCAAAAAGTGATCACCCACTTGCGCGAGAATAATTCGGGCATCAAGGTGCTTGGACTGACCGCGACCCCCTATCGTCTTGGTATGGGTTGGCTTTATCAGTATCACACGCGTGGACAAGTACGATCTGAAGAGCCTAGGTTTTTCAGAGATTGTATTTTCGAGTTACCGATTCGCTACTTGTTGGACGAAGGCTTTCTAACACCAGCACGCATGATCGATGCGCCAGTATTGAGCTATGACTTCTCACAGCTAAAACCTGCAAGTACAGGCCGTTACAAAGAAGCCGAACTCGATATGGTGATCGAGCAATCTAAACGTGCGACCCCACAAATTGTCGACCAGATCATTGAACTGGCCAAAGACAAGTTAGGGATCATGGTATTTGCTGCCACTGTTAGACACGCACAAGAGATCCTTGGCTTACTGCCTGAAGGTGAATCGTCAATCGTAATTGGCGACACACCAACTCTCGAACGTGACCAAATCATCAGTGACTTCAAAGAACGTAAAATCAAGTTCTTGGTTAACGTATCGGTATTAACCACAGGTTTTGATGCCCCTCATGTCGATTTAATCGCGATTTTGCGTCCGACAGAGTCCATCAGTTTGTATCAACAAATCGTTGGCCGTGGCTTACGCTTATCGCCGGGTAAAAAAGAGTGTTTAGTGCTCGACTATGCTGGCAACAGTTATGATCTTTACCAACCTGAAGTGGGCGACCCTAAACCCGACTCAGACAGTGAAATCATCACCATCCCCTGCCCAGCATGCGGCTTCAACAATAACTTCTGGGGCAAGCTAGACAGCAATGGCTTCTTGGCAGAGCACTTTGGCCGTAAATGCCAAGGCTACTTTACCGATGAAGACACGGGCGAACGCGAACACTGTAATTATCGCTTCCGAGCCAAATACTGCGGTGAATGCGGCGCTGACAACGACATTGCCGCACGTATTTGCCACGAATGCGATGCCACCTTAGTCGACCCAGATAAAAAACTGAAAGAAGCACTGAACTTAAAAGATGCGTTGGTATTTGAGTGTTTAGAGATGGACCTTAACGTTCTCAAGGACGACAAAGGCAAATCGCAACTTAAAGTAACCTACCGTGGTGAAAACCAAGCACAGGTGCATGAGTTTTGGTCATTAACCACCAAGAAACAAAAGCAGAACTTTAAAGACCAGTTTGTTCGCCCTCACCTTGCCGACAGACACCGCCCTTTTGAGGAAGCCTCACCAACGAAAGTGGTTGCTCACCAACATAGATTCCGCCCACCTCAATTCGTGATTGCACGTAAAGTCGGGCGCTTTTGGAAAATGAGAGACAAAATATTCGAAGACGAGCTTCAGCAACGTTAA
- a CDS encoding PepSY domain-containing protein — protein MFSKVMISMFSLSLGLCVAASAWADSDHNGHDLVQDVHKAGTRIEFEEDQDEVYEAVREGYIRPFSEMYAAVENDLHGRIIKVELEEDDDIWVYELKINYQNNIIKVEYNAETLEMLMIKGRNFKDAIKHGD, from the coding sequence ATGTTTAGTAAAGTTATGATTTCTATGTTTTCTTTAAGCTTAGGCTTATGTGTCGCCGCTAGTGCGTGGGCTGACTCAGATCATAACGGTCATGATCTTGTACAAGATGTCCATAAAGCGGGAACCCGTATCGAATTTGAAGAAGATCAAGACGAAGTCTACGAAGCCGTACGCGAAGGCTATATTCGCCCTTTCTCAGAAATGTATGCGGCCGTTGAGAACGATCTTCATGGCAGAATCATTAAAGTAGAGCTAGAAGAAGACGATGATATTTGGGTGTATGAACTAAAAATCAATTACCAAAACAACATCATCAAAGTCGAATACAACGCTGAGACGTTAGAAATGCTCATGATTAAAGGCCGCAACTTTAAAGACGCAATTAAACACGGCGACTAG
- a CDS encoding response regulator transcription factor: MKILVVEDEPRLGQQILETLEGADWVPELSQDGIDALYRATSEEWDAIVLDLGLPKLDGLTVLKGIRDENINTPVIILSARDTLTQRVEGLNAGADDYLTKPFEMVELIARIRAQLRRASGSAAPILQIGDLSLDTRSSKVLWQGQAVSLTALEYKVVAYFMHNQNKVISRTELVEHIYKQDFDRDSNTVEVFIGRIRKKIAPKIIKTVRGLGYQLNAE, from the coding sequence ATGAAAATTTTAGTCGTTGAAGACGAACCTCGCTTGGGCCAACAAATTCTAGAAACCCTTGAGGGAGCCGACTGGGTTCCAGAACTTTCTCAAGACGGTATCGACGCACTCTACCGTGCAACATCAGAAGAGTGGGATGCCATCGTTCTCGATTTAGGTCTACCTAAGCTTGACGGCCTAACCGTATTAAAAGGCATTCGAGACGAAAACATTAACACGCCAGTGATTATATTAAGTGCGCGTGACACGCTGACCCAACGTGTAGAAGGCTTGAATGCAGGCGCTGATGATTACCTAACTAAACCATTCGAAATGGTCGAGCTGATAGCCCGCATTCGTGCTCAACTACGCCGAGCGTCAGGCAGTGCTGCTCCTATACTTCAAATTGGTGATTTAAGCCTAGACACACGCAGCTCTAAAGTGTTGTGGCAAGGTCAAGCGGTTAGCCTCACGGCGCTAGAATATAAAGTTGTCGCGTACTTCATGCATAACCAAAACAAGGTTATCTCGCGCACTGAGTTGGTCGAGCACATCTACAAGCAAGACTTCGACCGCGACTCAAACACGGTTGAAGTGTTCATCGGTCGTATTCGTAAGAAAATCGCACCAAAGATCATCAAAACTGTTCGTGGCCTTGGCTACCAACTGAATGCTGAATAA
- a CDS encoding ATP-binding protein, with product MNLKKRTLKNVSLKSRLLLAAAFWLGAMILAAGVGIPKLVNDYLVDDVKQQLSLTMDELTANIETNDSGNLIMAERLSDPRFNQPYSGIYWRAATQDQIIRSRSLWDKDLTIKRSPIHTSIKGPEKEKLIYIEQDIYLPELNDPVTITIGIDEDPLESTLTELTGQVWLILMLLFVGVLMLIGIQVSWSLLPLSKMQRELVMLRNGEQQGLSDNYPKEVSPLVSDLNALLFHYQELLERARNHAGNLSHALKTPLSVLKNEIERLPDDDKTLLQQPIHQIQNQIDYHLGRARMAGAMNILSVKSSPCERVEAISMAFDKVYAANEVTMINELDSEIEVAVEKTDLDEMVGNLLENSYKWASSIIRVHSNELDDGNIELVIEDDGQGIPEEKLEQVTKRGVRLDETTPGTGLGLNIVNEMAHSYRGSLTLSKSSMGGLRASLVLKLSKG from the coding sequence ATGAATCTAAAAAAACGAACACTTAAAAACGTCAGTCTAAAAAGCCGCTTGCTCCTCGCCGCGGCTTTTTGGCTAGGTGCGATGATATTAGCGGCAGGCGTCGGAATACCTAAGTTGGTTAACGATTACTTGGTCGATGACGTCAAGCAACAGCTCAGCCTAACCATGGACGAGTTAACCGCCAACATAGAAACCAACGACAGTGGTAACCTCATCATGGCAGAGCGTCTGTCTGACCCTAGGTTTAACCAACCCTACAGTGGTATTTATTGGCGAGCTGCTACCCAAGACCAGATTATTCGATCTCGATCTCTATGGGACAAAGACCTCACCATCAAGCGTTCGCCGATTCATACTTCAATCAAAGGGCCTGAGAAAGAAAAGCTGATTTACATCGAGCAGGATATCTATCTGCCTGAACTGAACGATCCTGTCACGATCACCATTGGTATTGATGAAGACCCATTAGAATCCACACTGACCGAACTTACAGGTCAAGTCTGGTTGATTCTGATGTTGCTGTTTGTGGGGGTGCTGATGTTGATTGGTATTCAAGTCAGCTGGTCACTATTGCCACTGAGTAAGATGCAACGTGAACTGGTGATGTTAAGAAACGGCGAGCAACAAGGGTTAAGCGACAACTACCCGAAAGAAGTTTCTCCATTAGTTTCTGACCTCAATGCCCTACTCTTCCACTATCAAGAGTTATTGGAGCGAGCGCGTAACCACGCTGGAAACTTATCTCACGCTTTGAAAACACCGCTGTCGGTTTTGAAAAATGAGATAGAGCGACTTCCAGATGATGATAAGACCTTGTTACAACAACCCATTCATCAGATTCAGAACCAAATAGATTATCATCTTGGCCGTGCACGCATGGCAGGTGCAATGAACATTCTTTCGGTGAAGTCATCACCTTGTGAGCGTGTTGAAGCTATCTCAATGGCGTTTGATAAAGTCTACGCTGCCAACGAAGTCACCATGATTAACGAGTTAGACTCTGAGATTGAAGTAGCAGTAGAAAAAACCGACCTTGATGAAATGGTCGGCAACCTACTCGAGAACAGTTACAAATGGGCGAGCAGCATTATCCGAGTCCATTCGAATGAACTCGACGATGGCAACATTGAATTGGTGATTGAAGATGATGGCCAAGGCATTCCTGAAGAGAAACTTGAGCAAGTGACCAAACGTGGCGTTCGACTTGATGAAACCACGCCAGGAACAGGCTTAGGGCTTAACATCGTGAATGAAATGGCGCACAGCTACCGAGGCAGCCTAACGCTCAGCAAGAGTTCAATGGGCGGATTAAGAGCCTCTCTGGTGCTAAAACTAAGCAAAGGTTAA
- a CDS encoding LssY C-terminal domain-containing protein, which translates to MFDGLGLFLGALGDALIGPNLFVPGEPFFVAAGFQLYSGAWMALVLVMLGGLLGDQLSYFIGYKYGAKAQRRLIKFRPKTKRLIARCRYLIARKGTYIILFARLLGPIAWVVPFIAGSHRVRWRNFSVLAFIGLALGGGQFIAWGMLLAHGVENFPWLNSLKIFISEHNSLIAGVFTVLVFTIIGYRMKWRRLVLKSSALLLAWVLFANYAHFFWKADDFKNQPETAQIDKVDWNSVTYKAFPGKSSFYSAQAINVLYVGATPRDLMKQLGWIENQTFSRNEIEWAGYLALLRDKTPPVSDLYWRDKPQDMAFQLPGNLMKRSHIRWWRAGVDVQTNQPQWLGAISYDDGLKVTPYSGIVTILHNIDPNVDEERDRLANQIRTSLPDIDLDKYPLATVEVIDDDHDYYTDGRILMIGVATYRDDSQALDVAVNDI; encoded by the coding sequence ATGTTTGATGGACTAGGGCTGTTTCTGGGGGCATTGGGTGATGCTCTCATTGGCCCAAACCTATTTGTACCGGGAGAGCCCTTTTTTGTTGCAGCGGGCTTTCAACTGTATTCAGGAGCATGGATGGCGTTGGTTTTGGTCATGTTAGGTGGTTTGCTTGGTGACCAACTCAGTTATTTCATTGGCTATAAATACGGTGCGAAAGCACAGCGAAGGCTCATTAAGTTTCGTCCCAAAACCAAAAGATTAATTGCGCGCTGCCGTTACCTAATTGCTCGCAAAGGCACATACATCATTCTTTTTGCTCGCTTATTAGGGCCTATCGCTTGGGTTGTGCCATTTATAGCGGGCTCACATCGTGTACGGTGGCGCAATTTCAGTGTGTTGGCGTTTATCGGCTTGGCTCTTGGTGGTGGACAGTTCATTGCTTGGGGCATGTTACTGGCGCACGGCGTTGAAAACTTCCCGTGGCTTAATAGCCTTAAGATATTTATCTCTGAGCATAATAGTTTGATCGCCGGTGTGTTCACGGTATTGGTTTTCACCATTATTGGTTATCGAATGAAGTGGCGACGCTTGGTGCTTAAATCCAGTGCGTTGCTGTTGGCGTGGGTATTGTTTGCGAACTACGCACACTTTTTCTGGAAAGCGGATGATTTTAAGAATCAACCAGAGACGGCTCAAATTGACAAAGTCGACTGGAATTCGGTTACCTATAAAGCGTTCCCAGGCAAATCTTCATTCTACTCGGCACAAGCTATCAACGTACTATATGTTGGAGCAACCCCAAGAGACTTAATGAAACAATTGGGCTGGATAGAAAATCAAACTTTCTCTCGAAATGAGATTGAATGGGCTGGCTATCTCGCATTGCTTAGAGACAAAACGCCGCCAGTGTCCGATTTGTATTGGCGAGACAAGCCACAAGATATGGCGTTTCAGTTGCCGGGTAATTTGATGAAGCGCAGCCACATTCGCTGGTGGCGCGCTGGTGTTGATGTTCAAACTAACCAGCCTCAGTGGTTAGGTGCAATCAGCTATGATGATGGCCTTAAAGTCACCCCTTACTCAGGCATTGTGACCATACTGCATAACATTGACCCTAATGTTGATGAAGAACGAGATAGGCTTGCTAATCAGATACGAACGTCACTGCCAGATATTGATCTAGACAAGTACCCATTAGCTACGGTGGAAGTGATCGATGACGATCATGACTATTATACTGATGGCAGGATTTTGATGATCGGAGTAGCAACCTACCGCGATGATTCACAAGCTTTGGATGTTGCTGTGAACGATATATAG
- a CDS encoding glycosyltransferase family 2 protein, which produces MEPVSIVVITLNEEKRISRLMEELSVQTHQEFEVIVVDSNSEDNTRDVAQAYENALPKLTVHHMENRGVSLGRNTGASLAQYNRILFLDADVSLPRNFLAKALYELEEKKLEVAGVYMSSKGLPLVHKFGYGLFNAGLFTTQFFFPTAIGACIFSTKRAHDEIGGFDEEIVLCEDCDYVKRASKTWRFRFLNMTFGFDPRRLDQDGVVKTGSTYLKANVRRFFKGEMRNNEMNYKFGHYKEQ; this is translated from the coding sequence ATGGAACCGGTAAGCATTGTCGTAATTACGCTAAACGAAGAGAAACGCATCAGCCGCTTAATGGAAGAGTTGAGTGTGCAAACCCATCAAGAATTTGAGGTGATTGTTGTCGACTCGAACAGTGAAGACAACACAAGGGACGTTGCGCAAGCCTATGAAAACGCGTTGCCAAAATTAACGGTTCATCATATGGAAAATCGTGGTGTGAGCCTTGGACGAAACACAGGTGCTTCATTGGCGCAATACAACCGAATCCTTTTCTTAGATGCTGACGTGAGTTTGCCTCGAAACTTCCTTGCGAAAGCGCTTTATGAATTGGAGGAGAAGAAGCTTGAAGTGGCGGGTGTGTACATGAGTTCCAAAGGTCTGCCGCTTGTACACAAGTTTGGTTACGGGCTATTTAACGCAGGCTTATTTACTACCCAGTTCTTTTTCCCGACGGCGATTGGCGCCTGTATTTTTTCGACTAAACGAGCGCATGATGAGATCGGCGGTTTCGATGAAGAGATCGTCCTGTGTGAAGACTGTGACTACGTAAAACGTGCGAGCAAAACATGGCGATTTAGATTCCTGAATATGACCTTTGGTTTTGACCCACGTCGTTTAGACCAAGATGGCGTTGTGAAGACAGGCTCAACTTATCTTAAAGCCAATGTAAGACGCTTCTTCAAAGGCGAAATGCGTAACAACGAGATGAACTACAAGTTTGGTCACTACAAAGAACAGTAA
- the rplY gene encoding 50S ribosomal protein L25 — protein sequence MKFEAVVRTELGKGASRRLRHAGKFPAVIYGGEAAAVAIELVHADVINQMDKPEFYETITLVIDGAEVKVKPQDVQRHAFKPKVEHMDFIRI from the coding sequence ATGAAATTTGAAGCAGTAGTACGTACTGAACTAGGTAAAGGTGCGAGCCGCCGCCTACGTCACGCTGGTAAATTCCCAGCTGTAATCTACGGTGGCGAAGCAGCAGCTGTAGCTATCGAACTTGTTCACGCTGACGTGATCAACCAAATGGATAAGCCTGAATTCTACGAAACAATCACTCTAGTGATTGACGGCGCAGAAGTTAAGGTTAAGCCGCAAGACGTTCAACGTCACGCGTTCAAGCCTAAAGTTGAGCACATGGACTTCATCCGTATCTAG
- a CDS encoding TA system antitoxin ParD family protein → MATASVRIDQDLFDKAAIMAKALNRTTPKQIEHWAKIGKMMEDNPDLPYEFVKQAVIAKAEKEAGKLEAYSFD, encoded by the coding sequence ATGGCTACTGCAAGTGTACGTATTGACCAAGATCTTTTTGATAAGGCTGCGATAATGGCTAAAGCACTAAACCGCACTACACCAAAACAAATTGAGCACTGGGCTAAAATCGGGAAAATGATGGAAGACAACCCTGATCTACCTTATGAGTTCGTAAAGCAAGCAGTCATAGCAAAAGCTGAGAAGGAAGCAGGTAAATTAGAGGCTTACTCTTTTGACTAA
- a CDS encoding type II toxin-antitoxin system RelE/ParE family toxin, with protein MTKITNILQTPTFKKAVKKLHKNQKTDLDNAIRALMEDPHLGEQKKGDLFFLRVHKFKMVKQLTLLGYSYEDGTVTLELIALGSHENFYRDMKKIY; from the coding sequence TTGACTAAGATTACCAACATTCTTCAGACACCTACTTTTAAGAAGGCGGTCAAGAAATTACACAAGAACCAAAAAACGGATCTAGATAATGCTATTCGAGCCCTTATGGAAGATCCGCATCTTGGTGAGCAGAAGAAAGGTGACCTGTTTTTCTTGAGAGTGCATAAATTTAAGATGGTTAAGCAATTAACATTGCTCGGTTATAGCTATGAAGATGGTACTGTAACTCTCGAACTAATAGCTCTCGGCTCGCACGAAAATTTTTATCGAGATATGAAGAAAATATATTGA
- a CDS encoding site-specific integrase: MNATDLERYNTLYEQHLTNLKLQGKRPATIDAYSRAVRRITAHFDRVPDTLTTADLKQFFASLIQTHSWSTIKLDRNGLQFFYRYTLGKQWEWLNIVKPPQVKRLPDILTPQQVSSLINHTRQARYQVFFLTLYSMGLRLGEGLNLTVHDIDSQTMRVHIREGKGGKDRMVPLPLRTLKALRTHWLSHKHPHLLFPGLGKGDDAPMDRGGIQKTMKLVLKECDIQKHASPHSLRHCFATHLLEQGLDLRSLQTLLGHASLNTTARYTRMTALKQRDAAMAINHLTDALDLTGSIT, translated from the coding sequence ATGAATGCCACCGACTTAGAACGCTACAACACCCTTTATGAACAACACCTTACCAACCTAAAGCTGCAAGGTAAACGACCCGCGACCATTGATGCCTATTCTCGTGCGGTTCGTCGGATCACCGCTCATTTCGATCGCGTCCCTGACACATTAACCACGGCCGATCTCAAACAGTTCTTCGCGTCTCTTATCCAAACCCACTCGTGGAGCACCATTAAACTCGATCGTAATGGCTTGCAGTTTTTCTATCGCTACACACTGGGTAAACAGTGGGAGTGGCTCAATATCGTGAAGCCGCCACAAGTGAAACGACTGCCCGACATACTCACACCGCAACAAGTCAGCTCACTGATTAACCACACGCGACAAGCCCGTTATCAAGTCTTCTTCTTAACTCTTTACAGCATGGGATTACGCCTTGGTGAAGGGCTCAACCTCACGGTTCACGATATCGACAGCCAAACGATGCGGGTTCACATACGCGAAGGAAAAGGCGGCAAAGACCGAATGGTGCCGCTTCCTCTGCGAACGCTTAAGGCACTCCGCACACACTGGCTCAGCCACAAGCACCCTCACTTACTGTTTCCCGGGCTTGGAAAAGGTGACGACGCACCGATGGACAGAGGCGGTATTCAAAAAACCATGAAGCTTGTGCTCAAAGAGTGTGACATCCAAAAACACGCCAGCCCCCACTCTCTCAGACACTGCTTTGCAACGCACTTGCTTGAGCAAGGGCTTGACCTGCGTTCACTGCAAACGCTGCTGGGTCACGCAAGCCTTAATACCACAGCCCGTTACACCCGAATGACTGCGCTAAAACAACGCGATGCTGCGATGGCCATCAACCATTTAACTGACGCTCTAGACTTAACGGGGAGCATTACATGA